From the genome of Flavobacterium luteolum, one region includes:
- a CDS encoding RagB/SusD family nutrient uptake outer membrane protein — translation MIHLKKQKYLALVISLSLYACDSFVEVDLPKSQLTNTAVFENNETATAALMNIYASMRDTGILTGSSSGISNTLGNYTDELTAYGNPTNTSIPFYNNALLPTSSIVSGYWNTTYNQIYSANSIIEGVENSKNLSAETKNELIGEALFLRALLHFYLTGLYGDIPYIKTTDYNQNSTVGKTAINVVFENIIADLNKSALLLPDSYSSTERVRPNKLACRALLSRVYLFNSDFAEAANEASAVLNQTDLYSLQGDLGKVFLIGSKETIWQLQSSAAGQNTKEAATFIFTAGPPSSISLSAGLVSSFSAGDLRKTQWIKSITKGTQTWYHAFKYKEQIVTPASKEYSIVFRLSEQYLNRSEARAQQGDLIGAKEDLNKVRNRAGLAKTVAESKQEILNAVLLERKWEFFTEQGMRFFDLKRFNALDQSLTGIKPGWTATDRLFPIPQNELSTNPNLKPQNPGY, via the coding sequence ATGATACATCTGAAAAAACAAAAATATTTAGCACTGGTCATCTCGCTTTCACTTTACGCATGTGATTCATTTGTCGAGGTGGATCTTCCGAAATCTCAATTGACAAATACCGCCGTCTTTGAAAATAATGAAACGGCAACCGCCGCCTTGATGAATATCTACGCCTCAATGCGCGATACGGGCATACTTACAGGAAGCAGCAGCGGGATTTCCAATACATTGGGAAATTACACTGATGAACTGACCGCGTATGGAAATCCCACAAATACCAGCATTCCATTTTACAATAATGCATTGCTTCCCACATCATCCATTGTTTCTGGTTACTGGAATACCACCTACAATCAGATATATTCGGCAAATTCAATTATTGAAGGCGTTGAAAACAGCAAAAACCTATCTGCAGAAACAAAGAACGAGCTTATAGGAGAGGCTTTATTTTTAAGGGCATTGCTGCATTTTTATCTGACTGGACTGTATGGGGATATACCCTATATAAAAACTACAGATTATAATCAAAACAGCACCGTTGGCAAAACTGCGATAAACGTTGTCTTTGAAAATATAATTGCAGATTTAAACAAGTCTGCTTTGCTGTTGCCGGACTCGTACAGCAGCACCGAACGCGTTCGCCCAAATAAGCTTGCCTGCAGGGCACTGCTCTCTCGCGTGTATCTTTTTAACAGTGATTTTGCAGAAGCTGCAAATGAAGCCTCGGCGGTGCTGAACCAGACAGACCTTTATTCCCTGCAGGGCGATCTAGGTAAAGTTTTTCTTATCGGCTCCAAAGAGACTATCTGGCAGCTGCAGTCGTCGGCCGCAGGCCAGAATACCAAGGAGGCCGCAACATTTATCTTTACTGCTGGACCGCCAAGCTCAATTTCATTAAGTGCAGGGCTGGTAAGTTCATTCTCCGCAGGGGATCTCAGAAAAACACAATGGATCAAATCAATCACAAAAGGAACCCAGACATGGTATCATGCATTCAAATACAAGGAACAGATCGTGACCCCGGCTTCAAAGGAGTATTCAATCGTTTTTCGACTCTCTGAACAATATCTGAACCGCTCGGAAGCCAGGGCACAGCAGGGCGACCTTATTGGAGCCAAGGAAGATCTGAATAAAGTCAGAAATCGAGCCGGTCTGGCAAAAACTGTCGCCGAATCAAAACAAGAGATTCTAAATGCTGTCCTGCTAGAAAGAAAATGGGAGTTTTTTACCGAGCAGGGAATGCGATTCTTTGACCTCAAGAGGTTCAACGCTCTGGATCAGTCCCTGACGGGAATAAAGCCTGGATGGACTGCCACAGATCGTTTATTTCCGATTCCGCAAAATGAGTTAAGCACAAATCCAAATCTAAAACCTCAGAATCCAGGATATTAA